From a single Osmerus mordax isolate fOsmMor3 chromosome 14, fOsmMor3.pri, whole genome shotgun sequence genomic region:
- the LOC136956724 gene encoding chondroitin sulfate proteoglycan 4-like, whose amino-acid sequence MGTFSLINELFLTKLLILLLSSRQVLGASFYGDSYVHLKTSEVSSKTSLHVRFKTSCPSGILFLSVGEKDFLFLELHSGRLQMRLDLGSGERSLRSEKGVHLNDLIWHSVELQHDLHNVTMTVDHNSHTNLRMPGPDLDLGVQGGLYVGGLAGMDRAFVPGGHPGYNSTGFRGCVDEVVFNQHNLLSSLRSYSGYKSVHEVSLGCSPQFSATNDDPISFFSSRAFLSLPPWDVAQEGEFECEIHTPAGAGDGLVLYSSAQHGGFVALEIWEGALVLLVGTGGNKTELRSLTHVNDEAWHPVSLRLLSHSLQLRVGEEEVNTSLVPPHPKALQFSGPLYLGGVSDQKRPEVRSAGLLFVDGRWLRGGGSFKGCLRNIRVNSQVTGLPHATITKDVFVGCEPEKIPEPLTTPIPTDHLASVSPTSGHHSGGDRRKNNPSFLLLKDLVVAEGGIAVLEAKHIKVNLDLRKLGLRQSQVRFRVEEQPVHGQLKLDLSSGSDWEEEEGGVFGMLDLWNGRVMYIHGGSEDAQDFFMFSVFTTSKKQLPSYLKGNRLHRFNITVTPINDAPELSLPEGHLFALLEHSRRPLTTDVLWVSDPDTNSTQLNFTMLGSSDAGHLEHQDVPGTSITSFSLPELEDGKISYVHTGTNTSRLALRVSDGEKVSNTVVLRLLAVPLEHHVVNNTGVEVGQGRAAVLSSTHLAVQVNVDFARQPVEVRFDVLEAPHYGELQRLHSNGEWKPTSYFYQKLLEKERIRYLNTFHGLQTGNVSDQFRCKVTINAIVKDEVVFPITVHWIHYRVTHSKMEVSAVRKVVITPQDLCVVSKGVKLSESELFFRLISLPKKGNLVLNHKVLKKNSTFSQKNVSDHQVRYELGSRLHKDMKDGFTFQVFSRHGPHTGSQEFRITIRADHSHSMELLNLGLSVMEGDSKVITRDRLFIQTASSKTVLYTIIRGPKHGRVRRINLSNSSSINDNIGSFTNQDIAEDRIMYVHDDSETKEDSFMFVAAMSKSKHSAKKEDTNTLQDTFNISVQLVNDQKPVRIIDNVFHVVREGQKLLTVDDLYFHDPDSDFDDGQLVYTRRGIPLGDLVLVNDTSHRLYQFTQADLDERRVLFLHRGVSSGRFVLFVSDGKHYVSCLLEVLAQDPYVHVQNNTGVHVQQGHAATLFPTNLSVVTNMDVRDEQEVMYNIFLPPKHGSLVFNNSQGAVKAEQFTQGDLRAGRLVYRHDNSHVLVDGFNMTVAVGEVLVDVGVGVKVFLESHQRPPTVRHHEQLVVEEGRIVEISQEQLEVVHEDSPSSEILFTVKMAPAHGFLRRSANGGHEEDSYQGTEAKPLHTFLQEDVNLGLLQYVQTHPAHTNDSFLLDATNGVTELTDVKVNVDIIPYFVPLQVANMTLDEGSSHALTSAIIKVTNKHFTGLNYMYHVTEPPHHGHIEHLHLHGVPIHYFSHREVEQEDIYYIHDSSDTLRDNFTLVANSSELGKHSLPCTVFVNITPINNQPPIVTTNRILRVWVGSVTEISVDDLSAEDRDSEPESLEFIVTPPSNGHLALKNAPFRHILNFTQAHILRGQLMFVHSGASSGGFHFQVNDGVNFAPREIFSTVARTLVLTMLRNQALQVFPGSVTTISQKDLLVVTNANGEMRGNHSVVFRVTSPPKLGRLLRTMDNTTLVVNTFTQSMINKGVLSYHQTHPESVGWTSSDSFTFSVSSPPALLHPTIFHIHISYDHSTPQHSTVLLANTGAMVPEGGKVVIDRSKLDASNLLGELPESQRSDHQVWYHLTSLPQHGVIAAGGQNLTGDKSGFSQLMLDQSGITYVHDDSESAWDDFSFEVWICPEGQVQPQPPLGERRVVAERFHITVTSVNDHTPLLKNGPNGLSVAKGEIVKIRSVHLQVDQDSPPEEIIYSVISQPSSGYLSLGHRDSLGPPVASFSQADVNQGRLHFVQQGELSTGVFYFNITDGKHRPLYKLFNLEVVTVTLLNNTGLGLLQGQTSVVLSTDKLAAQTNTRSNASIVYTVTTAPRHGNLRKSHKEVVVFSQEDIRTGQVAYHMTDFAASNDSFEITVTAMTSDFNLTLVNQEVMVMVRPLIYLREPVLVPSGIIYKLRKDTLDATELATVSGSNPHFRILSAPKHAKLVKLPFDLRGVGSHPPATEFTFRDVEHGRVAIEEFLSNSTLIHHHHGNKTAMGVTALKDSFVFLLTAERVQPAVGELRFTIVSYHQTLPPNVHNTRHPGHKRVTVHSHTFLPTHPHTPAQKNHTTLHRWGNHTHHKHRHRWGNQTTHATTSTVPQGPTVMHGVTPQLKTPPIRVESLPRPASDPLLIILPFLACLLLIVILVVLILVFRHRREKRSLSGLIQELAVPISAQDGSPYLGRPERSVAVPSVVVTPLVPSCPNSPVFPWVYSGCLVPGVTVWGPVVPRSPLQSRRSPTPTPTSNPTLRDNQYWV is encoded by the exons ATGGGGACCTTTTCGTTGATCAACGAATTATTCCTGACCAAGCTGCTGATTCTGCTGCTCTCAAGTCGACAAGTGTTAGGAG CCTCTTTTTACGGAGACAGTTATGTCCATCTGAAGACTTCTGAGGTCTCCAGCAAGACTTCACTCCATGTGCGCTTCAAGACTTCCTGTCCCAGCggcatcctcttcctgtctgtcggaGAAAAGGACTTCCTGTTCTTGGAACTGCACTCTGGGCGCCTTCAG ATGCGTCTGGACCTGGGGTCGGGGGAACGCTCTCTGCGCTCTGAGAAGGGCGTGCATCTCAATGACCTTATTTGGCACTCCGTGGAGCTACAGCATGACCTCCACAACGTCACAATGACAGTGGACCACAACTCTCACACCAACCTCCGCATGCCTGGGCCAGACCTGGATCTAGGGGTCCAGGGGGGGCTCTATGTAGGCGGCTTGGCCGGCATGGACAGGGCCTTCGTCCCTGGAGGTCACCCAGGTTACAACAGTACAGGATTCAGGGGCTGTGTGGACGAGGTGGTGTTCAACCAGCACAACCTTCTGTCCAGTCTGAGGTCATATTCTGGGTATAAGAGTGTCCACGAGGTCTCCCTGGGGTGTAGTCCGCAGTTCTCTGCCACCAATGATGATCCAATCAGCTTCTTCAGCTCTAGAGCATTCTTGTCTCTGCCACCTTGGGATGTGGCACAGGAGGGGGAGTTTGAGTGCGAGATCCATACACCCGCCGGTGCTGGAGATGGACTGGTCCTCTATAGTTCAGCCCAGCATGGGGGGTTTGTGGCACTGGAGATCTGGGAGGGTGCCTTGGTGTTGTTGGTGGGAACGGGAGGGAACAAGACAGAGCTCCGCTCCCTCACACACGTTAACGATGAGGCCTGGCACCCAGTCAGCCTTCGTCTGCTGTCCCACAGCCTGCAGCTGAgggtgggggaagaggaggtcaACACCAGCCTAGTGCCTCCACACCCCAAGGCCCTCCAATTTAGTGGCCCACTCTATCTGGGAGGAGTTAGTGACCAAAAGCGACCCGAGGTTAGAAGCGCAGGGCTACTGTTTGTGGATGGGAGGTGGCTTAGAGGGGGAGGTTCTTTTAAAGGCTGTTTGAGGAACATCAGGGTAAACTCTCAGGTGACTGGCTTGCCCCATGCCACAATCACCAAGGATGTCTTTGTGGGCTGTGAGCCAGAGAAGATTCCGGAACCACTAACCACCCCGATACCTACAGACCACTTGGCCTCAGTTTCTCCCACGTCAGGCCATCACagtggaggggacaggaggaagaATAATCCCAGTTTTCTTTTGCTGAAGGACTTGGTTGTGGCTGAAGGAGGGATAGCTGTTCTAGAGGCCAAACACATCAAG GTGAATTTGGATTTGCGTAAGCTGGGGCTCCGCCAGTCCCAAGTCCGGTTCCGTGTGGAGGAGCAGCCGGTCCACGGGCAGCTGAAGCTGGACCTGAGCTCCGGGTCcgactgggaggaggaggagggcggggtgtTTGGCATGCTGGATCTGTGGAATGGCAGAGTGATGTACATCCATGGTGGGTCTGAGGACGCCCAGGACTTCTTCATGTTCTCAGTGTTCACCACCAGTAAGAAGCAGTTACCCTCCTACCTGAAGGGGAACAGACTGCATCGGTTCAACATCACTGTGACGCCCATTAATGATGCTCCAGAGCTCAGTCTGCCCGAGGGCCACTTATTCGCCCTGCTGGAGCACTCCAGGCGACCCCTCACCACCGATGTGCTCTGGGTCTCTGACCCAGACACCAACTCCACACAGCTGAACTTCACCATGCTAGGCAGCTCTGATGCTGGTCACTTGGAGCACCAAGATGTCCCTGGCACATCCATCACCTCCTTTTCCCTGCCTGAGCTGGAAGACGGCAAG ATCAGCTATGTACATACAGGGACGAACACCTCCAGACTTGCTCTGAGAGTGAGTGACGGGGAGAAGGTCAGCAACACTGTGGTCCTGAGGCTCCTGGCAGTGCCACTGGAGCATCATGTGGTCAACAACACAGGGGTGGAggtagggcagggcagggcagctgtCCTTAGCTCCACCCACTTAGCCGTGCAGGTCAATGTTGATTTTGCTCGCCAGCCAGTAGAAGTGCGCTTTGATGTGTTGGAGGCGCCTCACTATGGGGAGCTGCAGAGGCTTCATTCCAACGGAGAGTGGAAGCCCACAAGCTATTTCTATCAGAAGCTTCTGGAGAAAGAGCGCATCAG GTACCTCAACACCTTCCATGGGCTCCAAACTGGAAATGTCTCCGACCAGTTTAGATGTAAAGTCACCATCAATGCCATTGTGAAAGATGAGGTTGTGTTCCCCATCACAGTCCATTGGATACACTACAGGGTTACTCATTCGAAGATGGAAGTCAGCGCTGTGCGGAAGGTTGTCATCACCCCCCAAGACCTCTGCGTTGTCTCCAAAGGGGTCAAACTTTCGGAGAGTGAGCTCTTCTTCAGACTAATAAGCCTCCCAAAGAAAGGAAATCTAGTCTTAAACCACAAAGTTTTGAAGAAAAACTCCACCTTCAGCCAGAAGAATGTGTCAGACCATCAAGTGAGGTATGAGCTGGGCAGCAGACTTCACAAGGACATGAAGGATGGCTTCACTTTCCAGGTATTTTCCAGGCATGGACCTCATACAGGAAGTCAGGAGTTCCGAATCACCATCAGGGCAGATCATAGCCACAGCATGGAGCTATTAAAtctgggcctgtctgtcatGGAGGGGGACAGCAAAGTTATCACCAGGGACAGACTCTTCATCCAGACCGCCAGCAGCAAGACTGTCCTCTACACCATAATAAGAGGTCCCAAACATGGCAGGGTTAGGAGGATCAACCTCTCCAACTCTTCTTCTATCAATGATAACATTGGATCCTTCACCAACCAGGACATAGCAGAGGATAGAATCATGTACGTACATGATGACAGTGAGACTAAAGAGGACTCGTTCATGTTCGTTGCTGCCATGTCCAAATCCAAACACTCTGCTAAGAAGGAGGACACCAACACACTCCAAGACACGTTCAATATCTCCGTCCAGCTTGTCAACGACCAGAAACCAGTGCGCATTATCGATAACGTTTTCCACGTCGTTCGTGAGGGTCAGAAGCTACTAACGGTGGATGATCTCTATTTCCATGACCCCGACTCTGATTTTGATGATGGGCAGCTGGTGTACACAAGGCGTGGCATTCCTCTAGGGGACCTGGTCCTGGTGAACGATACCAGTCACAGGCTGTACCAATTCACCCAGGCAGACCTGGACGAGCGTAGGGTTCTGTTCCTGCACAGGGGGGTCAGCTCAGGCCGCTTTGTCCTGTTCGTGTCGGACGGGAAGCATTACGTTTCCTGTCTTCTGGAGGTGTTGGCTCAAGACCCATACGTACATGTCCAGAACAACACAGGTGTGCATGTGCAACAGGGTCATGCAGCCACGCTGTTCCCCACCAACCTCAGCGTGGTCACCAACATGGATGTCAGGgatgaacaggaagtgatgtacaATATCTTCCTGCCACCTAAACATGGCAGTCTTGTTTTTAACAATAGCCAGGGTGCAGTGAAGGCGGAGCAATTCACCCAGGGTGACCTGAGGGCAGGCCGGTTGGTGTATCGCCATGATAACAGCCACGTTCTGGTGGATGGGTTCAATATGACTGTTGCTGTGGGGGAGGTGCTTGTGGACGTGGGAGTTGGGGTCAAGGTCTTCCTGGAGAGTCACCAGAGACCCCCCACAGTGCGACACCACGAGcagctggtggtggaggagggaaggatagTGGAGATCTCCCAAGAACAactggag GTGGTCCACGAGGACAGCCCGTCCTCTGAGATCCTGTTCACAGTCAAGATGGCACCCGCACACGGCTTCCTGCGCAGATCAGCCAATGGGGGACATGAAGAGGACTCCTATCAGGGCACAGAAGCAAAGCCTCTCCACACCTTCTTACAGGAAGATGTGAACCTGGGCCTTCTGCAATATGTCCAGACACATCCAGCCCACACCAATGACTCCTTTCTATTGGATGCCACCAACGGGGTGACTGAGCTTACCGACGTCAAGGTGAACGTTGACATCATCCCCTACTTCGTGCCTCTGCAGGTCGCCAATATGACCTTGGACGAGGGGTCGTCTCATGCCCTAACTTCAGCAATCATCAAAGTTACCAACAAGCACTTCACTGGGCTCAACTACATGTACCATGTAACTGAGCCTCCACATCATGGCCATATTGAACATCTCCACCTTCATGGTGTTCCCATCCACTACTTCAGTCACAGAGAG GTGGAGCAAGAGGACATTTACTACATCCATGACAGCAGTGACACCTTGAGAGACAACTTCACCCTCGTAGCTAACAGCTCTGAACTCGGGAAGCACAGTCTCCCTTGCACCGTGTTTGTAAACATCACCCCTATCAACAACCAGCCCCCTATTGTGACAACCAATCGGATCCTCAGG GTGTGGGTGGGCTCCGTAACAGAGATAAGTGTGGACGACCTGAGTGCTGAGGACAGGGACTCTGAGCCTGAGAGTCTGGAGTTCATTGTGACCCCGCCCAGCAATGGACACCTGGCTCTGAAGAACGCCCCCTTCAGGCACATCCTGAACTTCACCCAGGCTCACATTCTCAGAGGGCAGCTGATGTTTGTACATAGTG GTGCCTCGTCAGGAGGTTTTCACTTCCAGGTCAACGACGGGGTGAACTTTGCCCCACGCGAGATCTTTAGCACAGTGGCCCGCACCCTAGTCCTGACCATGCTGAGAAACCAGGCCCTACAAGTGTTCCCAG GCTCTGTGACGACCATCTCTCAGAAGGACCTCCTGGTTGTAACCAATGCCaatggggagatgagagggaacCACAGTGTTGTGTTCAGGGTGACAAGCCCTCCAAAGCTGGGCCGTCTTCTCAGGACCATGGACAACACCACTTTGGTGGTCAACACCTTCACTCAGAGCATG attaACAAGGGAGTGCTAAGTTACCACCAGACGCACCCTGAGTCTGTGGGATGGACATCCTCAGACTCCTTCACCTTTTCTGTGTCTTCCCCTCCTGCCTTGCTTCACCCCACCATCTTCCACATTCACATCTCATATGACCATTCTACTCCTCAGCACAGCACCGTCCTACTAGCCAATACAG GAGCGATGGTGCCAGAGGGGGGCAAAGtagtgattgacaggtccaaACTGGATGCTTCCAATCTCCTGGGTGAACTTCCAGAGTCTCAGCGCAGCGACCACCAGGTCTGGTACCACCTCACCTCACTTCCTCAACACGGCGTCATTGCAGCAGGAGGCCAGAATTTGACGGGTGACAAGTCTGGCTTTTCCCAGCTCATGCTGGACCAGTCAGGGATTACCTATGTTCATGACGACTCTGAGTCTGCTTGGGATGACTTCTCctttgaggtgtggatttgTCCTGAGGGCCAGGTGCAGCCACAGCCCCCCCTGGGGGAGCGGAGAGTGGTGGCAGAGAGATTCCATATTACTGTGACGTCTGTCAATGACCACACGCCCCTGTTGAAGAATGGGCCTAATGGCCTTAGTGTGGCCAAGGGAGAAATTGTGAAGATAAGATCTGTACATCTACAG GTGGACCAAGACAGTCCTCCAGAGGAGATCATTTACAGTGTGATCAGCCAGCCAAGCAGTGGCTACCTGTCCCTTGGACACAGGGACAGTCTTGGCCCTCCTGTGGCCTCCTTCTCTCAGGCTGACGTCAACCAGGGAAGGCTTCACTttgtccagcagggggagctctCTACTGGTGTCTTCTACTTCAACATCACAGACGGGAAGCACAGGCCGCTGTATAAGCTGTTCAACCTGGAAGTGGTCACAGTCACTCTGCTCAACAACACGGGTCTGGGGCTTCTACAGGGACAGACCAGTGTAGTTCTAAGCACGGACAAGCTGGCAGCCCAGACAAACACTAGGAGCAATGCTAGCATTGTGTACACGGTAACCACAGCTCCTCGTCATGGCAACCTGAGAAAGAGCCACAAGGAAGTGGTTGTATTCAGCCAGGAGGATATACGTACTGGACAGGTAGCCTATCACATGACGGACTTCGCTGCGTCTAACGACAGCTTTGAGATCACTGTGACTGCCATGACCTCTGACTTTAACCTGACCTTGGTAAACCAGGaagtgatggtgatggtgcgcCCACTCATCTATCTGCGGGAGCCGGTTTTAGTCCCCAGTGGCATCATTTATAAGCTTCGGAAGGACACCCTGGATGCCACAGAGCTAGCTACGGTCAGTGGCAGCAACCCGCATTTCCGCATACTGTCCGCTCCAAAACATGCCAAGCTGGTCAAGCTGCCCTTTGACCTTCGTGGAGTAGGGTCACACCCTCCTGCTACAGAGTTTACCTTCCGGGATGTGGAGCACGGACGTGTTGCCATTGAGGAGTTTCTTAGCAACAGCACACTCATCCATCATCACCACGGCAACAAGACTGCCATGGGGGTCACGGCCCTAAAGGATTCGTTTGTGTTCCTGTTGACGGCTGAGCGGGTCCAGCCCGCTGTGGGAGAGCTTCGGTTCACCATCGTCTCGTACCACCAGACGTTACCACCAAACGTTCACAACACCCGGCACCCGGGTCACAAACGAGTCACAGTGCACTCTCATACGTTCcttcccacacaccctcacacgccCGCACAGAAGAACCACACAACCCTGCATCGCTGGGGGAACCATACCcatcacaaacacaggcaccGCTGGGGGAACCAAACCACTCATGCCACGACTTCCACTGTTCCCCAAGGCCCCACAGTGATGCATGGGGTCACCCCCCAGCTTAAGACCCCTCCAATAAGGGTGGAGTCCCTCCCCAGGCCAGCGTCCGACCCCCTACTTATCATCCTGCCTTTCCTTGCCTGCCTCCTCCTCATCGTTATCCTGGTGGTGCTCATCTTGGTCTTCCGCCACCGCAGGGAGAAGCGGTCCCTGTCA
- the rasgef1bb gene encoding ras-GEF domain-containing family member 1B-B has product MPPTTPYAGKFNANPYTNHSNNNQELQGANLQDLHHHSIKHHHPYSPLEVSYGEMCYHDNSLVSGSLEALIQHLVPTVDYYPDRSYVFTFLLSSRLFLHPYELMTRVCHLFVEQQRSGDPLMNKIRIREVAPKMVQLLTEWTETFPYDFRDERMMLCLRDMGQHLARGDQYSWRAMQQLTQRLIRRLSALGQYEEAVAALNAAASERPAALKTKQQTSQHSDILSICDDPFIVAQQLTHIELDRLSFIGPEEFIQTFAMKDPLDNHKSFFRKRKTTNLEAYVAWFNRLSYLVATEICMPVKKKHRARALEFYIDVARECFNIGNFNSLMAIITAMNMSPVSRLKKTWSKVNTDKFDILEHQMDPSSNFSNYRTALRGATQRSVTAHSSQEKIVIPFFSLLIKDIYFLNEGCATRLPNGHINFEKLWELAKQVNELLVWRQVVCPFERDRRILQYLVTSPIFTEDGLHLASYECEGPENPMEKDSRRSLRSSLMHR; this is encoded by the exons ATGCCGCCCACAACTCCTTATGCAGGAAAGTTCAACGCCAACCCCTACACCaaccacagcaacaacaaccagGAACTCCAAGGTGCTAACCTCCAGGACCTTCACCACCACAGCATTAAGCACCATCACCCCTACTCACCCCTGGAGGTCAGCTATGGGGAGATGTGCTACCATGACAACAGCCTGGTGTCAGGCTCTCTGGAGGCCCTGATCCAGCACTTGGTCCCAACTGTTGACTACTACCCTGAT AGGTCATACGTGTTCACCTTCCTGCTAAGCTCCCGCCTCTTCCTTCACCCATATGAGCTCATGACCCGGGTGTGTCACCTGTTCGTGGAGCAGCAGAGGTCTGGAGACCCACTCATGAATAAG ATCAGGATCCGTGAGGTGGCTCCTAAGATGGTGCAGCTGCTGACAGAGTGGACGGAGACTTTCCCCTACGACTTCAGGGACGAGAGGATGATGCTATGCCTGAGAGACATGGGGCAGCACCTGGCCAGGGGAGACCAG TACTCGTGGCGAGCCATGCAGCAGCTCACCCAGCGACTGATCCGTCGGCTGTCGGCGCTCGGCCAGTATGAAGAGGCTGTAGCAGCGCTGAACGCAGCCGCTTCTGAAAGACCAGCGGCCCTGAAGACCAAACAGCAGACTTCCCAGCACAGCGACATACTGAGCATATGCGATGACCCCTTCATCGTTGCCCAACAGCTCACACACATCGAACTG GACAGACTGAGCTTCATTGGCCCTGAGGAGTTTATCCAGACCTTTGCCATGAAGGACCCACTGGACAATCACAAG aGTTTCTTCCGGAAGAGGAAAACAACCAACTTAGAAGCCTATGTAGCTTGGTTCAACAGACTCAGCTACCTGGTGGCTACTGAAATATGTATG CCAGTGAAGAAGAAGCACCGAGCCAGAGCCCTGGAGTTCTACATCGACGTGGCCAGAGAGTGCTTCAACATCGGCAACTTCAACTCCCTCATGGCCATCATAA CTGCGATGAACATGAGTCCTGTGTCTCGCCTGAAGAAGACTTGGAGCAAAGTCAACACTGACAAGTTTGACATtctagag CACCAAATGGACCCCTCCAGTAACTTCAGTAACTATCGCACAGCGCTCCGTGGTGCCACCCAGAGATCAGTCACGGCACACAGCAGCCAGGAGAAG ATTGTAATCCCATTCTTCAGCCTACTTATCAAGGATATCTACTTCCTCAATGAGGGCTGTGCCACCAGACTACCCAACGGACACATCAATTTTGAG AAACTGTGGGAGCTGGCCAAGCAGGTGAATGAGCTCCTGGTGTGGCGTCAGGTGGTGTGTCCGTTTGAAAGAGACCGCAGGATCCTGCAGTACCTCGTCACCTCCCCCATCTTCACTGAGGATG GGCTTCATCTGGCATCCTATGAGTGTGAAGGACCAGAGAACCCCATGGAAAAGGACAGTCGCAGATCCCTTAG GTCCTCCCTGATGCACAGGTAA